A segment of the Babylonia areolata isolate BAREFJ2019XMU chromosome 7, ASM4173473v1, whole genome shotgun sequence genome:
CAGTATATTTAATTTTCATTATTGATACATCACTTTTTAGGAATCAAGCGAAACAGCCACAGAAAGTTTATATAATCACCTGACCAAGACGCAGCGTTTCTGGCTGGTCCTCCTCACTGTGAGCAACCGGGATCAACTCAAAGAACTGGGCACATGGGTGAAGCAGGTACATGGAGGGCAGGGAGGTCGGCCAGATGTTGATCCCCAGCAGACCCTCCGAAGCTCCGTAGATCGGGGAGTACAGGGGCACGTCCTTCAGAAATGTGTCCCTCAGTTTCTGTCCATACAGAGTGAAGGTTCCCGTGTCTGTGCACAGCACCACGTGAAGGTCAGGCCACAGGCGTTTCCCTGCCCCCTCAATCCCTCCCTCCATCGCTCTCTGGATTTCAGCGGCACGGTCTGGGTCTGGACTCAACAGTGCCTCCAGGCGTGCTCTCACGTCCGCGGGAAGCGCCAGGTTGGGGTTCAGGGTTCCATTCCTTATGTCAGCGACCAGGTCAGACACTCTGTGCTCCAGTGTCTTGAAGGCATTGAACACCAGGGAAGCGAAGTTAGCCTCAATCATTCCAATATGTCGATCTCTGAGAGCAaacagcaagtgaacatacaaaGCTTCTGGTTCACTTAGAATTTCAAAGGCTGGCTCAGGGGTGGAGTAGATGTGCAGGAGACCCTTGGATTCAGAAGGTGTTGCCGAGTTGGGACCTACTTTGATGCCTGACTCTGACATTCTCCATACTGGGTTGTAGAAAATTTTGAAATCCTTGTTCAGGTAAGACGAGTCAGGGAACGCATCGACCATACACCTGTATAGTACGGATATTCCTTCCAGGAAGAATACCTCTCTTTGCTTCTTGACCATAGGAATAATGCTTGCAGTCCCCGATGTACCTGACGTCACAGCGAACACGACAGGTGTGTCTTTGGTAAGGACCATCTTTTCACCAGACATCATCCTGTCCACATAGGGCTTGTAATGAGGGTATCGGGTCAAAGGATGAGCACGTATGAAGTCTTCTGCTGTCTTGATGGCAGCAAAGTTGTAGAGCTTGCCATATTCTGTATCAGCGTTTTCTTGCAGCTGCTTCAAAAGAAATTCTTCCTGGACCTTTGCTACATTCTTCGTTGCAGTTTCCAGCTTTCTCTGTCAACAAAAGCAAAGATTATCAAATGTCTATGTGAACATGCACAATCAGGAATGAAGAAATCTTGTACACAATTCCATACACACAAATGTgtaaaaatgcacacaaaaacacacccaacacaacattaATATAAGTATATAAAGCATAACTTGTGTGCACTATAAACACACttttgcacacatgcacgcgcgcacacacacacacacacacacacacacacacacagccacacagccacagagaaagagagggtgggggtcagggggggagggaaagaaagagaggaagagagagagcaaatgtggAGAGCATAAACCAAGGAAACATACTCTTTATTTAATCAAAGTGGAGGGGTGATAGCAGGATACTTTTCAATTAAATCTGCAATAGTATAAACGAGTAACAACTCCTCTAACAAACATATATCATcaacccctctttctttttctttttcacattccatttattaaaaaaaaaaaaaaaaaaaaactgtgctaCCATGAAAAACTGATTTCAttcagaacacacaaacaccaacctgAAACACATAA
Coding sequences within it:
- the LOC143283958 gene encoding GH3 domain-containing protein-like, with translation MGILKKLFKGTVAVSAVGTGLLLYDVQRKRVYTDQKFSDALRHYLTVNSLAFIGYVFQRKLETATKNVAKVQEEFLLKQLQENADTEYGKLYNFAAIKTAEDFIRAHPLTRYPHYKPYVDRMMSGEKMVLTKDTPVVFAVTSGTSGTASIIPMVKKQREVFFLEGISVLYRCMVDAFPDSSYLNKDFKIFYNPVWRMSESGIKVGPNSATPSESKGLLHIYSTPEPAFEILSEPEALYVHLLFALRDRHIGMIEANFASLVFNAFKTLEHRVSDLVADIRNGTLNPNLALPADVRARLEALLSPDPDRAAEIQRAMEGGIEGAGKRLWPDLHVVLCTDTGTFTLYGQKLRDTFLKDVPLYSPIYGASEGLLGINIWPTSLPSMYLLHPCAQFFELIPVAHSEEDQPETLRLGQARLGEMYEVVITNPSCVYRYRFGDVVKVVGFHHECPIIEFMYRQGQFLNVRGEKTSESVFYDCLTSTVENWDSVRLVDYCCAESIVVEDTDAKKYKSRLPCYHIFLEVEGAEGAMSVSNAQKKMLDDALGTKSYPYSSFRQKGSIGEMQVHIVQPGTFRQLRDFMIQNTPASSNQYKVPRVLKRKEAVQFMFEKVV